A window of the Myxococcus fulvus genome harbors these coding sequences:
- a CDS encoding 2-hydroxyacid dehydrogenase — translation MARTVRPRVFVTRQLPGEALGRLGRLVDLHVWPQELPPSRDTLLAEAARSEGLVTLLTDQVDARLLAQAPGLRVVSNVAVGYDNIDVPACTERRVVVGNTPGALTETSADFAFALILGLARRVAEADAYVRAGHWRTWSPTLLLGTDVYGATLGIVGPGAIGSAVARRARGFGMRILYVSREPRPALEQETGARRVDKATLLSEADILTLHVPLTPQTRHWVGRAELAAMKPGALLVNTARGGVVDPDALVEALREGRLGGAALDVTDPEPLPPDSPLMGLPNVLLAPHIASATHATRGRMASMAVDNLLAALEGRRPPHCVNPELFP, via the coding sequence GGCCCCAGGAGCTGCCACCCTCCCGTGACACCCTGCTCGCCGAGGCGGCCCGCTCCGAGGGGCTCGTCACCCTGCTGACAGACCAGGTGGATGCTCGCCTGCTTGCCCAGGCCCCGGGCCTGCGGGTGGTCAGCAACGTGGCCGTCGGCTACGACAACATCGATGTACCGGCCTGTACGGAACGGCGGGTGGTGGTGGGAAACACCCCGGGCGCCCTCACGGAGACGTCCGCGGACTTCGCCTTCGCGCTGATTCTGGGCCTCGCCCGGCGCGTGGCGGAGGCGGACGCCTATGTCCGGGCGGGACACTGGCGAACCTGGAGCCCCACCCTCCTGTTGGGGACGGACGTGTACGGCGCCACGCTGGGCATCGTCGGCCCCGGGGCCATCGGCTCGGCGGTGGCCCGGCGCGCGCGGGGCTTCGGGATGCGCATCCTCTATGTGAGCCGCGAGCCCAGGCCCGCGCTGGAGCAGGAGACGGGGGCCCGGCGCGTGGACAAGGCCACGCTGCTCTCGGAAGCGGACATCCTCACCCTGCACGTGCCGCTGACGCCCCAGACGCGGCACTGGGTGGGACGCGCGGAGCTGGCGGCGATGAAGCCCGGGGCGCTGCTCGTCAACACCGCGCGAGGGGGCGTGGTGGACCCGGACGCGCTCGTCGAGGCGCTGCGGGAGGGCCGATTGGGCGGCGCGGCCCTGGATGTGACGGACCCGGAGCCGCTGCCCCCGGACAGTCCGCTGATGGGCCTGCCCAACGTCCTGCTGGCGCCCCACATCGCCAGCGCCACGCACGCCACCCGGGGGCGCATGGCCTCCATGGCGGTGGACAACCTGCTGGCCGCGCTGGAAGGACGGCGGCCTCCTCACTGCGTCAACCCCGAGCTCTTCCCATGA
- a CDS encoding adenine phosphoribosyltransferase, translating into MNLPAASLADTTLVDDLKARLRDVPDFPKPGIVFKDITPVLADPRLFGRVVNAMSAPFRGQHISKVVGVEARGFLLGAPLALALGAGFVPARKPGKLPYRSVVERYSLEYGADGLEMHEDALAPGERVLVVDDVLATGGTAEAAARLVKRLGGELVGFSFLIHLGFLDGGRRLAPTPVTSLLTF; encoded by the coding sequence ATGAACCTGCCCGCCGCGAGCCTCGCCGACACCACCCTCGTCGATGACCTGAAGGCCCGTCTGCGCGACGTGCCGGACTTCCCCAAGCCCGGCATCGTCTTCAAGGACATCACCCCCGTGCTGGCCGACCCGAGGCTGTTCGGCCGCGTCGTCAACGCCATGTCCGCGCCCTTCCGGGGACAGCACATCTCCAAGGTGGTGGGCGTGGAGGCGCGGGGCTTCCTGCTGGGCGCGCCCCTGGCCCTCGCGCTGGGCGCGGGCTTCGTCCCCGCGCGCAAGCCGGGCAAGCTGCCCTATCGCTCCGTCGTCGAGCGCTACTCGCTGGAGTACGGCGCGGACGGACTGGAGATGCACGAGGACGCGCTGGCCCCGGGCGAGCGCGTGCTGGTGGTGGATGACGTCCTCGCCACGGGCGGCACGGCGGAGGCCGCCGCGCGGCTCGTGAAGCGGCTGGGTGGAGAGTTGGTCGGCTTCAGCTTCCTCATCCACCTGGGCTTCCTCGACGGCGGCAGACGCCTGGCGCCCACGCCCGTGACGAGCCTGCTGACGTTCTGA
- a CDS encoding alpha/beta fold hydrolase, producing MPEVRSTGGARIRYDDVGEGEPTLLFIPGWCTRREVFASLVPLCSARHRVLCVDLRGHGESEPGEGDFDSGTVLEDLKAVVEASGAKQVVPVTVSHAGFWGLELRRELGAERVPQLVLLDWIVTEPPPPFLATLRGLMSERWGRTRDALFKEWTRGVEHEDVLRVIHEDMLEFSEEMWARAAREIAAAYAREGAPLRALAGLNPPTPTLHLYAQPDAHEYLETQVAFGVRHPWFHVMKLPAVSHLPSLEVPELVAAGIQALVSGRRTAVQTGDLSTPG from the coding sequence ATGCCCGAGGTGCGCTCCACCGGCGGTGCCCGCATCCGCTACGACGACGTCGGCGAGGGCGAGCCCACGCTGCTCTTCATCCCCGGCTGGTGCACGCGCCGGGAGGTCTTCGCGTCCCTGGTCCCGCTGTGCTCCGCGCGCCACCGCGTCCTCTGTGTCGACCTGCGGGGCCACGGCGAATCCGAGCCGGGCGAGGGCGACTTCGACAGCGGCACGGTGCTCGAGGACCTGAAGGCCGTGGTGGAGGCCAGCGGCGCGAAGCAGGTGGTGCCGGTGACGGTGTCCCACGCGGGCTTCTGGGGGCTGGAGCTGCGACGGGAGCTGGGCGCGGAGCGGGTTCCCCAGCTCGTGCTGCTGGACTGGATTGTCACCGAGCCGCCGCCACCCTTCCTCGCGACGCTGCGCGGCCTCATGTCGGAGCGCTGGGGACGCACACGCGACGCGCTGTTCAAGGAGTGGACGCGCGGCGTGGAGCACGAGGACGTCCTGCGCGTCATCCACGAGGACATGCTCGAGTTCTCCGAGGAGATGTGGGCCCGCGCGGCGCGAGAGATCGCCGCGGCCTATGCCCGTGAAGGCGCTCCCCTACGAGCGCTCGCGGGACTGAATCCGCCCACGCCCACGTTGCACCTGTACGCACAGCCGGACGCGCACGAGTACCTGGAGACCCAGGTGGCCTTCGGTGTGCGGCACCCGTGGTTCCACGTCATGAAGCTCCCCGCCGTCAGCCACCTGCCCTCCCTGGAGGTGCCGGAGCTGGTCGCCGCGGGAATCCAGGCGCTCGTCTCGGGGCGGCGGACGGCGGTTCAGACGGGGGACCTCTCCACCCCAGGGTGA
- a CDS encoding TetR/AcrR family transcriptional regulator — MPRPSNTEERRQQIVAGLLRVMSERGYERASVNEIAKAAGLSPGLVHYHFSDKQEILLVLVEQLAARGRARVAAKLAKLAPEDARGRVDAFVDAFLSLGPDADTSAVAGWVTISAEAIRQPEVRAAYEQVVRADLEQLESLVAASVGKRKARALAAGLFAAVQGYFVLSASAPGLVPAGTAANTVKRMAAGVLDGEEA; from the coding sequence ATGCCCCGTCCGTCCAACACCGAGGAGCGCCGCCAGCAAATCGTCGCCGGCCTTTTGCGCGTGATGTCCGAGCGGGGCTACGAGCGGGCCTCGGTCAACGAAATCGCGAAGGCGGCGGGGCTGAGCCCGGGGCTGGTGCACTACCACTTCAGTGACAAGCAGGAGATCCTGCTCGTCCTGGTGGAGCAACTCGCCGCACGCGGCCGCGCGCGGGTGGCCGCGAAGCTCGCGAAGCTGGCGCCCGAAGACGCCCGGGGCCGCGTGGACGCGTTCGTGGACGCGTTCCTCTCGCTGGGGCCCGACGCGGACACGAGCGCGGTGGCGGGATGGGTCACCATCAGCGCGGAGGCCATCCGTCAGCCCGAGGTCCGCGCGGCCTACGAGCAGGTGGTGCGCGCCGACCTGGAGCAACTGGAGTCGCTGGTGGCGGCGAGCGTGGGCAAGCGCAAGGCGCGAGCATTGGCGGCGGGGCTCTTCGCGGCGGTGCAGGGCTACTTCGTGCTCTCGGCCAGTGCCCCGGGATTGGTGCCCGCGGGCACGGCCGCGAACACCGTGAAGCGCATGGCCGCGGGCGTGCTGGATGGGGAAGAGGCATGA
- a CDS encoding MFS transporter, whose product MSASHHRPPSEHEQREDALTPSAMSPGTSFVTSPHLGTVTKLGLLSSLYLSQGLPFGFFTQALPVLLRHQGLSLPAIGLSHLLALPWALKFLWAPYMDRHGSARWGLRRGYILPLQCLSAGLLLSLALPETTVSTQVLFAAVLGVNLLAATQDVATDGLAVTLLSPSERGWGNGVQVAAYRVGMILGGGVMLAVFDAAGWRPTLLALGLMLLVATVPVALYREPPSEPPPRVSLGLGWWVRRPGAGTWLALLVVYKAGEALATGMLRTFLVDRGLTLTDIAWLLGGVGFTAGLVGALLGGSLVVRLGRKRALLLFGVIQATAVLLYALVSSGTVSGLPWLTAVCAVEHVASGMATAAVFTAMMDVCRPDHAATDYTVQASLVVLATGAAAALSGFSAQALGYTGHFLLAAGLCVAGTLFVTVAFPPSHALTPGTPEVSP is encoded by the coding sequence ATGAGCGCCTCCCACCACCGTCCTCCCAGCGAGCACGAACAACGCGAGGACGCGCTCACGCCCTCCGCGATGTCCCCGGGAACGAGCTTCGTCACGAGCCCCCACCTGGGCACGGTGACGAAGCTCGGACTCCTGTCGAGCCTCTACCTCTCGCAGGGCCTGCCCTTCGGCTTCTTCACCCAGGCGCTCCCGGTGCTGCTGCGCCACCAGGGCCTGTCGCTGCCCGCCATCGGCCTGTCGCATCTGCTCGCGCTCCCGTGGGCACTGAAGTTCCTGTGGGCGCCGTACATGGACCGGCACGGCTCGGCGCGCTGGGGCCTCAGGCGCGGCTACATCCTCCCGCTCCAGTGTCTGAGCGCGGGTCTGCTGCTCTCGCTCGCGCTGCCGGAGACGACCGTAAGCACGCAGGTGCTCTTCGCGGCGGTGCTCGGCGTCAACCTGCTCGCGGCCACGCAGGACGTGGCGACCGACGGGCTCGCGGTGACGCTGCTCTCCCCTTCCGAGCGCGGCTGGGGCAACGGCGTGCAGGTGGCCGCCTACCGCGTGGGCATGATCCTGGGCGGCGGCGTGATGCTCGCCGTCTTCGATGCCGCGGGCTGGCGCCCCACCCTCTTGGCCCTCGGCCTCATGCTGCTCGTCGCCACCGTCCCCGTGGCCCTCTACCGCGAGCCGCCCTCCGAGCCTCCGCCCCGCGTGAGCCTGGGCCTCGGCTGGTGGGTGCGCCGCCCGGGCGCCGGGACGTGGCTCGCCCTGCTCGTCGTCTACAAGGCCGGGGAAGCGCTGGCCACGGGCATGCTGCGCACCTTCCTCGTGGACCGGGGCCTGACGCTCACGGACATCGCGTGGCTGCTCGGAGGCGTGGGCTTCACCGCGGGCCTGGTGGGCGCGCTGCTCGGCGGCAGCCTCGTGGTGAGGCTCGGACGCAAGCGGGCCCTGCTCCTGTTCGGCGTCATCCAGGCCACCGCCGTGCTGCTGTACGCGCTCGTCTCCAGCGGCACCGTGTCGGGCCTGCCCTGGCTCACCGCCGTCTGCGCGGTGGAGCACGTGGCCAGCGGCATGGCCACCGCCGCCGTCTTCACCGCGATGATGGACGTCTGCCGCCCCGACCACGCCGCCACCGACTACACCGTGCAGGCCTCGCTCGTCGTCCTCGCCACGGGCGCGGCGGCGGCCCTCAGCGGCTTCAGCGCGCAGGCCCTCGGCTACACGGGCCACTTCCTCCTGGCCGCGGGCCTCTGCGTCGCGGGCACCCTCTTCGTCACCGTCGCCTTCCCTCCGTCCCACGCGCTCACGCCCGGAACGCCCGAGGTGTCGCCATGA
- the coaD gene encoding pantetheine-phosphate adenylyltransferase, whose product MTIAVYAGSFDPVTAGHLSVVRQAARLFGHVVVIVAINPAKNTLLSPEERVALVREAVAPHPNVTVAWTEGLIVDYARAIGASVLLRGVRGATDAQFETELAHNNRVLAPEIATLFLPAEAHLAEVSSSGLKARVLRGEDVSDFCPPAVAAKLRERLHPSHRSQP is encoded by the coding sequence ATGACCATCGCCGTCTACGCAGGCAGCTTCGACCCCGTCACCGCCGGGCACCTGTCCGTCGTCCGACAGGCCGCGCGACTGTTCGGCCACGTCGTCGTCATCGTCGCCATCAACCCCGCCAAGAACACGCTGCTGTCTCCCGAGGAGCGCGTCGCCCTGGTGCGCGAGGCCGTGGCGCCCCACCCCAACGTCACCGTGGCGTGGACCGAAGGGCTCATCGTCGACTACGCGCGCGCCATCGGCGCCAGCGTCCTGCTCCGCGGCGTCCGGGGCGCGACGGACGCGCAGTTCGAGACGGAGCTCGCGCACAACAACCGCGTGCTCGCGCCCGAAATCGCCACCCTCTTCCTCCCCGCGGAGGCGCACCTGGCCGAGGTGAGCAGCAGCGGCCTCAAGGCGCGCGTCCTCCGGGGCGAGGACGTTTCCGACTTCTGTCCTCCCGCCGTCGCGGCGAAGCTGCGCGAGCGTCTCCACCCGTCCCACCGGAGCCAGCCATGA
- a CDS encoding MBL fold metallo-hydrolase: protein MSMTFIPLGVGDAFSALHYSSCLAVEVDDQVLLIDCPHPIRKMMREASQTSGVPLDVDRVSAVALTHLHADHSSGLEGLGYFSFFILRKKLELLAHPDVAERLWEGHLAAGMECLIEKRGEAPNPKHFEDYFEHTPLSTESAVRHGPFLIEARMTYHHVPTTALRIHAGGRCLGYSADTAFDEGLIDWLSRADLVIHETNYGVHTPYEKLAALPEGLRARMRLIHYPDDFDTAASVIEPLQQGRRYTV, encoded by the coding sequence ATGAGCATGACTTTCATCCCCCTGGGTGTCGGTGACGCCTTCTCCGCGCTCCACTACTCCTCGTGCCTGGCCGTCGAGGTCGACGACCAGGTCCTCCTCATCGACTGTCCCCACCCCATCCGGAAGATGATGCGCGAGGCGTCGCAGACCTCCGGCGTCCCGCTGGACGTGGACCGCGTCAGCGCCGTGGCCCTCACCCACCTGCACGCGGACCACTCCTCGGGCCTGGAGGGCCTGGGCTACTTCTCCTTCTTCATCCTGAGAAAGAAGCTGGAGCTGCTCGCGCACCCGGACGTCGCCGAGCGCCTGTGGGAAGGCCACCTGGCCGCGGGCATGGAGTGCCTCATCGAGAAGCGCGGCGAGGCCCCCAACCCCAAGCACTTCGAGGACTACTTCGAGCACACGCCCCTCTCCACCGAGTCGGCCGTGCGCCATGGCCCCTTCCTCATCGAGGCCCGGATGACGTACCACCACGTGCCCACCACCGCGCTGCGCATCCACGCCGGAGGCCGGTGCCTGGGCTACAGCGCGGACACCGCCTTCGACGAGGGCCTCATCGACTGGCTGTCCCGCGCGGACCTGGTCATCCACGAGACGAACTACGGCGTGCACACGCCCTATGAGAAGCTCGCCGCGCTGCCGGAGGGACTGCGCGCCCGCATGCGCCTCATCCACTACCCGGACGACTTCGACACGGCCGCGAGCGTCATCGAACCGCTCCAGCAGGGCCGCCGCTACACCGTGTGA
- a CDS encoding alpha-amylase family glycosyl hydrolase, with amino-acid sequence MRHNTWSALLLAGLLGCGESALENQQRSGEETAEVVQRLGPSGRPGMGATIYSGGVTFRTWAPLAQKVFVAGDFSGWGWVELGGEGNGNFSGDVAGAVKGQKYKFVTRNQWGSDAWRADPRAAWQENSTGASIIYDHGEYWWNAQQFSTPGFNEMVIYEMHVGTFHDSPGFGPGNWNSAIAKLGYLQDLGINMVKVMPAYEFAGDFSWGYNVAFPFAPESAYGSPNDMKRFVDEAHMRGIGVIFDVVHNHWGPSDLPMWCFSGNCLNNGGEYFFDDGRKVTPWGNTRPDYGRAEVRAYIRDSMMNLLDNFRGDGLRWDATKYMRTIDGTGDIPSAWQVFRSVNNEINTRNGYKISIAEDFGGGNSITDNASGDFGGGAGFDAQWSAEFVHPIRAAVIEQNDANRNMGAVAAAIGQSFSGRTHARIIYSESHDEVANGHSRVPEEIWPNNAGSWASKKRSTLAAGITMTSPGIPMIFQGQEILENGFFSDQDPVDWQKLTDFGGIHNLYRDLIRLRRNWSNNTRGLRGGGLNIHHINNTNKVIAYHRYENGGPGDDVIVVANFSSTTFNSYNIGFPRAGTWYLRFNSDWSGYSGDFGNTPSTNTTANGGRKDDLNYNASFAIGPYSLLIFSQ; translated from the coding sequence ATGCGACACAACACGTGGAGCGCGCTGCTGTTGGCCGGCTTGTTGGGCTGCGGCGAGAGCGCGCTCGAGAATCAACAGCGCTCCGGCGAGGAGACAGCGGAGGTCGTTCAGCGGCTCGGTCCCTCGGGGCGTCCGGGCATGGGCGCCACCATCTACTCGGGAGGCGTGACGTTCCGGACGTGGGCGCCGCTCGCGCAGAAGGTCTTCGTGGCGGGCGACTTCAGCGGTTGGGGCTGGGTGGAACTGGGTGGCGAGGGCAACGGCAACTTCTCCGGCGACGTGGCGGGCGCGGTGAAGGGGCAGAAGTACAAGTTCGTCACGCGCAACCAGTGGGGCAGCGACGCGTGGCGCGCGGACCCTCGTGCGGCGTGGCAGGAGAACTCCACGGGCGCCAGCATCATCTACGACCACGGCGAGTACTGGTGGAACGCGCAGCAGTTCAGCACGCCGGGCTTCAACGAGATGGTCATCTACGAGATGCACGTGGGCACCTTCCACGACTCGCCGGGCTTCGGGCCTGGCAACTGGAACAGCGCCATCGCCAAGCTCGGCTACCTGCAGGACCTGGGCATCAACATGGTGAAGGTGATGCCGGCGTACGAGTTCGCCGGTGACTTCTCCTGGGGCTACAACGTGGCCTTCCCGTTCGCGCCGGAGAGCGCCTACGGCTCGCCCAACGACATGAAGCGCTTCGTGGACGAGGCGCACATGCGCGGCATCGGTGTCATCTTCGACGTGGTGCACAACCACTGGGGGCCGAGTGACCTGCCCATGTGGTGCTTCAGCGGCAATTGCCTGAACAACGGCGGCGAGTACTTCTTCGACGACGGGCGCAAGGTGACGCCATGGGGCAACACGCGCCCGGATTACGGTCGCGCCGAGGTGCGCGCGTACATCCGCGACTCGATGATGAACCTGCTCGACAACTTCCGGGGCGACGGCCTGCGCTGGGACGCCACGAAGTACATGCGCACGATTGATGGCACCGGCGACATCCCGTCGGCGTGGCAGGTGTTCCGCTCCGTCAACAACGAAATCAACACGAGAAACGGCTACAAGATCTCCATCGCCGAGGACTTCGGTGGCGGCAACTCCATCACCGACAACGCGAGTGGCGACTTCGGGGGCGGCGCGGGGTTCGACGCGCAGTGGTCCGCGGAGTTCGTGCACCCCATCCGCGCGGCGGTCATCGAGCAGAATGACGCCAACCGGAACATGGGCGCGGTGGCGGCGGCGATTGGCCAGAGCTTCAGTGGCCGGACGCACGCGCGCATCATCTACTCGGAGAGCCACGACGAGGTGGCCAACGGCCACAGCCGCGTGCCGGAGGAGATCTGGCCGAACAACGCTGGCAGCTGGGCGTCCAAGAAGCGCTCCACGCTGGCCGCGGGCATCACCATGACGTCGCCGGGCATTCCGATGATCTTCCAGGGCCAGGAGATTCTGGAGAACGGCTTCTTCTCCGACCAGGACCCGGTGGACTGGCAGAAGCTCACCGACTTCGGCGGCATCCACAACCTGTACCGCGACCTCATCCGCCTGCGCCGCAACTGGAGCAACAACACGCGCGGCCTGCGAGGTGGGGGCCTCAACATCCACCACATCAACAACACCAACAAGGTGATTGCCTACCACCGCTACGAGAACGGTGGGCCGGGCGACGACGTCATCGTCGTGGCCAACTTCAGCAGCACCACCTTCAACAGCTACAACATCGGCTTCCCGCGCGCGGGCACCTGGTACCTGCGCTTCAACAGCGACTGGAGTGGGTACTCGGGTGACTTCGGCAACACCCCGTCGACGAACACCACGGCCAACGGGGGCAGGAAGGACGACCTCAACTACAACGCGTCCTTCGCGATTGGCCCCTACTCGCTGCTCATCTTCTCGCAGTAG
- a CDS encoding bifunctional metallophosphatase/5'-nucleotidase — MTTTTALARRGALLLPLALLLALAPGLGQGATPAGTTRLTLLHLADVYQVQPQQEHGGRGGLARVATLRKRVLSESPAPHVLTLLGGDTLSPSVESLLEVDGKALKGRHMVDAWNALGLDVAVLGNHEFDFGDDVLKERIRQSRFTWLGANVVDGKTGALFEGVKAYEVRELGGIRVGLFGVVLPETKTSTKAGPDTLFTDFCQAAREAVAKLREDGAQVVVGLTHLELAQDRKLAKCVKVDAILGGHDHVGANDRTTGTPIFKVPADALELGRLTLDVDSATGKVRKLSWARLPVTKKVPEDPEFNAAMKPYEALFARLAEPVGRTPVALDARGTQVRSRETNLGSLVADIFREAAGAEVAFVNGGALRADTILPAGTLTRRDLHALMPYTDELVVVEIPGATLRAALENGVSLSREDARPGRFLQVSGMRFTFDARKPPGSRVVDVKVNGKPLDDAATYRLATLSFLTSGKDGYDMLKGLPSTPAMKDGRTPLDLLAQALHSGKPAPRAKAEGRIVRLDGATLSRDARRPAPPLK; from the coding sequence ATGACGACGACGACAGCGCTGGCCCGACGTGGGGCCCTGCTCCTGCCGCTCGCGCTGCTGCTGGCGCTGGCCCCGGGCCTGGGCCAGGGCGCGACGCCCGCGGGCACCACGCGCCTGACGTTGCTCCACCTGGCGGACGTGTACCAGGTGCAGCCCCAGCAGGAGCACGGGGGCCGAGGGGGCCTCGCGCGCGTGGCCACGCTGCGCAAGCGGGTGCTGAGCGAGTCCCCTGCCCCGCACGTGCTGACGCTGCTGGGCGGCGACACGCTGTCTCCGTCGGTGGAGTCGCTGCTGGAGGTGGACGGCAAGGCGCTCAAGGGCCGGCACATGGTGGACGCGTGGAACGCGCTCGGGCTGGACGTGGCCGTGCTGGGCAACCACGAGTTCGACTTCGGCGACGACGTGCTGAAGGAGCGCATCCGCCAGTCGCGCTTCACCTGGCTGGGCGCCAACGTCGTCGACGGGAAGACGGGCGCGCTGTTCGAGGGCGTCAAGGCGTACGAGGTGCGGGAGCTGGGCGGCATCCGCGTGGGCCTGTTCGGCGTGGTGCTGCCGGAGACGAAGACTTCGACGAAGGCGGGGCCCGACACGCTGTTCACCGACTTCTGCCAGGCCGCGCGGGAGGCGGTGGCGAAGCTGCGCGAGGACGGGGCGCAGGTGGTGGTGGGCCTGACGCACCTGGAGCTGGCGCAGGACCGGAAGCTGGCGAAGTGCGTGAAGGTCGACGCCATCCTGGGCGGGCATGACCACGTGGGCGCGAATGACCGCACCACCGGCACGCCCATCTTCAAGGTGCCCGCGGACGCGCTGGAGCTGGGCCGGCTCACGCTGGACGTGGACTCGGCCACGGGCAAGGTGCGCAAGCTGTCCTGGGCGCGGCTGCCCGTCACGAAGAAGGTGCCCGAGGACCCGGAGTTCAACGCGGCCATGAAGCCCTACGAGGCGCTGTTCGCCAGGCTCGCGGAGCCGGTGGGCAGGACGCCCGTGGCGCTCGACGCGCGCGGCACGCAGGTGCGCTCACGGGAGACGAACCTGGGCTCGCTCGTCGCGGACATCTTCCGCGAGGCGGCCGGCGCCGAGGTGGCCTTCGTCAACGGGGGCGCGCTGCGCGCAGACACCATCCTGCCCGCCGGGACGCTCACGCGCAGGGACCTGCACGCGCTGATGCCCTACACCGACGAGCTGGTGGTGGTGGAGATTCCGGGCGCCACGCTGCGCGCCGCGCTGGAGAATGGCGTCAGCCTGAGCCGCGAGGACGCACGGCCCGGCCGCTTCCTCCAGGTCTCCGGCATGCGCTTCACCTTCGACGCACGCAAGCCCCCGGGCTCGCGCGTCGTCGACGTGAAGGTGAACGGCAAGCCGCTCGACGACGCGGCCACGTACCGGCTCGCCACGCTGAGCTTCCTCACCAGCGGCAAGGACGGCTACGACATGCTCAAGGGGCTGCCCTCCACGCCCGCGATGAAGGACGGACGCACGCCGCTGGACCTGCTCGCCCAGGCGCTGCACTCGGGCAAGCCCGCGCCGCGCGCGAAGGCCGAGGGCCGCATCGTCCGCCTGGATGGCGCGACGCTCTCACGCGATGCGCGCCGACCCGCGCCTCCCTTGAAATAA
- a CDS encoding 2-oxoglutarate and iron-dependent oxygenase domain-containing protein: protein MAELETFRLPHVVSGSEADVALGLAMIRAWRRDGIFQIRMSPAQADKARHAFELSRRFFRQPLEEKQRCVSDSTYSGYVASGEELTAGEADYSEVFTVCKDVPLTDARVHSGWPCHGPAPWPDEAYRLGMTAHTEELGSAGERLLRLAALGLGLDIDALTALTKDGWHHMRVLRFPARSPATTRGIGAHTDYGMLVIAAQDDVGGLWVRPPVEGEQRKRNWLQGESSAGMYEHDEPWTFVKPVPDVLTVFPGDILQFLTRGYLLSTPHKVVLASRERFAMAYFHEPHFEACVRPLKDPTRDEFIHYGTHFTHMFMRCYPDRVTTQRILDEDRLTTLAWLREEAVQRTAPVEVVPRRLAAG from the coding sequence ATGGCCGAGTTGGAGACATTCCGTTTGCCGCACGTCGTGAGTGGAAGTGAAGCCGATGTCGCACTCGGGCTCGCGATGATTCGAGCCTGGCGACGCGACGGCATCTTCCAGATTCGCATGAGCCCCGCGCAGGCGGACAAGGCCCGCCACGCGTTCGAGCTGAGCCGGCGCTTCTTCCGCCAGCCACTGGAGGAGAAGCAGCGCTGCGTGAGTGACTCGACGTACTCGGGCTACGTCGCCTCCGGCGAGGAGCTGACCGCGGGCGAGGCCGACTACTCGGAGGTCTTCACCGTCTGCAAGGACGTGCCCCTCACCGACGCACGCGTGCACTCCGGCTGGCCCTGCCACGGCCCCGCGCCCTGGCCGGACGAGGCCTATCGGCTGGGCATGACGGCGCACACCGAGGAGCTCGGCTCCGCGGGGGAGCGGCTCTTGCGGCTCGCCGCGCTGGGACTGGGCCTGGACATCGACGCGCTCACCGCGCTGACGAAGGACGGCTGGCACCACATGCGCGTGCTGCGCTTTCCCGCACGCTCCCCCGCAACGACGCGAGGCATCGGCGCGCACACGGACTACGGCATGCTCGTCATCGCCGCGCAGGACGACGTGGGCGGCCTGTGGGTCCGCCCGCCCGTGGAGGGCGAGCAGCGCAAGCGCAACTGGCTGCAGGGCGAGAGCTCCGCGGGCATGTACGAGCACGACGAGCCGTGGACCTTCGTGAAGCCGGTGCCCGACGTGCTGACGGTGTTCCCCGGAGACATCCTGCAGTTCCTCACGCGGGGCTATCTGTTGTCGACGCCGCACAAGGTGGTGCTCGCGTCACGTGAGCGCTTCGCGATGGCGTACTTCCACGAGCCCCACTTCGAGGCCTGCGTCCGCCCGCTGAAGGACCCCACGCGCGACGAGTTCATCCACTACGGCACGCACTTCACGCACATGTTCATGCGCTGCTACCCGGACCGCGTCACCACCCAGCGCATCCTCGACGAGGACCGGCTGACGACGCTCGCGTGGCTGCGGGAGGAGGCCGTCCAGCGCACCGCGCCCGTGGAGGTGGTGCCTCGCAGGCTCGCCGCGGGCTGA